One Acropora palmata chromosome 2, jaAcrPala1.3, whole genome shotgun sequence genomic window, TTGGCTCGCGGTTTCATGCTTGGCAAATCCAATATGGCGGTCGCTTTTCCTGAAAACGCAAACTTTGACAGACGCTTCTCTGTTAGACTAATTAGCGCGGAAAAGGGGAGAGGACTGTTCTCTGAAAAGAATTTCGAAGAAGGAGAGATCATTTTTGAGGAAAGACCTGTGGTGTGCAGTCAGTTTTTGTGGAATGCAATGTACGACTATTTAGCTTGTGGTAGTTGTATGAAGTCTCTTGAATCAGCTGAACAAATGGCGCGGAGACTTACAGGAAATGCAGCCTTAGAGTTGCCTCACGCTTCTAGATGTTGTGAAATTACACGCTTCGGACAGAAAGTCATTAAATGTCATCGTTGTCAGGTATGATTGATTTACAAGTCTAATTGCTCCATATCAATCTTTATCCTGCCATAAAGTGCATGATAGTTCTCGTGAAATATCaactaaattaaaacaacatttaCTATGCATAATGCACATGCCCATTTTTTAAAGAACAATGGAAtgtgcattttgttttcctcgcACAAGCCACTATTTATTCTCaagcaaatttttattttgtccattcaaaaataatgaatacATGATGATTCAAGTATATGCCCTTGAAATTGGAATGGGGGTCAATTTGCCTAATTTTCCAGGGGTAAGTGATATATTTCCAAGGCTCATGAATTAAGAACAACTTTGAGATCAGTTGGCAAAGGCAAGAATGATTATCCATTTTAATAGGAAAAAATGTCGGACTGATACTTCCcgcaatgcatttttttttagtttttaggCAAAGCTTTAAAACAGTTTACAAACAGTTCTAAAGCTCATGTGGTGTCAGATGTTAAACGGTTGCTCAAATTGTGTCAGTTAGATACCTTTAGGGTGAGGAAtaaattgtattttcttttaattggCTACATTCTTCTGCACTTGAATGTTTTTCTATCACAAGGAAGTTACATGAGTCTTTTCTAGAATGTCAAACTTCGCGTGACAATTTTATTATAAATGAAATTGGCGGTGCACAATTTTACCACTCAAATATGGGAATTTGGCAGAACAAAATTCAATAGTCACACAGTGTTATTGCACAACGTGGTCTTGATCTCTTTGTTTATACTTGTTCAAATGTTGCTTTCTTCTTTACCCAGTAAGAGAAAAGTACAGTAATTTATTTGCAACCTGATcttgcatttcatttttgtgtgaCCAAGGACTTCATCAACAATTTCTTCATGACTTGTGCACATAAAGAATTTTCTATAACTGTAAGTTTCTTTGGGGAAGTGCTGCATGACATCTAAAAAAATGGCTACAATCAGCAAACAACTCCAAAATTACATAAACATCTTTACTTCCAGGTGCGATATTGTAGTGAAGAATGCAGACAGTATGCTTGGGATCAATACCACAGAACTCTTTGCTTAGGAGAAAACCATGGAGACCCCAACCATCCACTTGAACTGCTGCAGGAAGCCTGGAGGTTAATGATTTACTCTGGTTTTTAATAACCCTTGAGTTTGCCTCAGGGCACTATGTGATGCCTAACAACATATAACCCAGAAAGTGGACTGAATTTCcaaaaagacaaagacaaaaggaGCTACACTCACTTGAAAACACGTTGCACTTTCAACAGATTCATTTGTTGAAGATGATTTGGGTGCATTGAGAGAAAATTCAGAATGACAAGTAGTTAGTAATTCATACTCCAAGGAAGAGCTCTTTCCTCTGTGTGAATGTTTTACCATTTCATCTtgagaaatattaaataatgcCATTCCGTTGTATTTCCTTATATAGTGCCAGATTTGCTCTATGAGGCCTACTTGTGTACTCTATGAAACTATAATTAGCATAAGTAatgttgtttccttttttatcaGAAAGATGCATTATCCACCAGAAACAGCAAGTGTAATGCTTATTGCACAAATGATTGCAACAGTATTGCAGGTATACTGGGCAACTACTAATGAGTTTCTGTGACTTTATCAGATAACTGAATCATTTTAAATTATGTGTGATTTTGGTAAATATAATTATACCATTAATGTGAAGACATAATGATATCTTAGCAACCACACCACAGTTACATTTGCATATACAgggaaaaatgtaaaaataaatgtGTAGAAGTGTACCTTGACTCCTATATACCTAATATTAGACGATTTAGTGTCTATTTAATGCTGCAGAAATGATGATGTACATTTTTGGCTCAAAGgagtttgcttttgttatttatgtATATACTATATTGGACACAGGGATCGCACTCAGGCTCAATGCTTTCTCTTTTGTATGAGGAGCTCTCGTAACTGCAATGATGACATCAAGCTTCATGCTTCACGGAGAAGTTCTAATACGGTACTTGAATTACGTATATTCTACTCTCGACGGAGTGTACATCGTTAATGAGTTATTTGTGTGTTTACACAGGCATTAGAGCCTGGGAAACAGCAGGGAATCTTTGAAGCTTTCTGTCACTCAGTGGTTAATAAACAGAAACAGATAGTCCACAAGCTTTTAGGAGATCAATTCAAGGTTTgtgaagtgaaaatattttgcacaacTGATAATTTAGCAATATGATTAGTGAAGCATTCATTGTCAtagttaaattattgtttggaGGGTAGGTCTGTAAAGGTAGCGATAGAGGAGAAAGCACTCTCCTTATTGGCAGCTGAACCATAGCCTTCCTCCCAGTCACATCACAAAGAAAACCAGTGTGTGCATTGTATAGTTCTCAAGCAGGCAAAAAGCCACTTGAATCGAGACATATGGTGGTGCCCCAGTGCCAACCTTTCAGGAACCGCCATAATATCCCATGTTAAAGCATTGCATTGGCTTGgttttaattttgcttcaaTTACATTTAGCATTATTTAGTTTTTACAAATGTTGCCAGTTTTAGGTTTGACTGTCTCACCTTcttcttataataattatttaattattatgcCTGAATAACATTCTACTTCCcaataaatttgtttcttCATTCATCCTTACTTTAATTTCCATTAGTAACACACCTTCACAGTACGTATTTAGTTGTAATAAGCATACTGATGTCATGCAGTGGTATACTAGTTTAAGTTCAAggctatattttttttatgtcttTTCTGAGAATGTTGTCGTATTCTCTATGGTTATCTTTCTCTGTTTCAGTCATCAATTTTTACATTATAGTCCTTGTTGTTGGAAGTGGCATTTTAGATCTTCCATGCGATCATTCTGAATCCTTAAACTTTTGCTTTCTTGCTTCCTTAGGAGCAGTTAGATCTACTTCGAGTCCTGATGTCCAATGCtctttttgatgaaaaattacaacaggttgctttgaaattcatagctttcatcattttgttaCAATAAATTCTTAGGCCAATACTTCACCCTGCCTTGGGTTTTTAATGGTTTCAGGGCATTAACCGACCTTTAGCATGTCGAATGGCAAATTTAATGACCTATATGTAACATATAGCTTCAGTTTTTACCCTTCCACATTATTCTAATACTAATATAACATCTTATCACTACATCTTAGAGCAGTTTGCAATTGACTGTTGAAAGTGATTAGTCAATTGTGGTGGCTACGCTGagtgattggctcaaaaatcCCTTGCcagtttttttaacaaatgagAAGGAAAACCCAAAAAAATTGTACCTTATACATGTGATTTTTATAGGTAATTGTTAGGAATTCTGATCACTTCATGGCATTGTTTGCTCCTGTTTAATTGGTTGGAGTGATtaatttggtattggtttttcttcACTCAGTTGAAAATCGCTCTATTACCCTTAGAGAGATGTTATGAAATatatcttgttttctttgttggtACTGAAACGAGAGGCACTGTTTTCCACTCATTTATTTGTGATCTGAACACAAGTTGCAAATTACATAATGGTCTAAGTGTGTTCATTTGGGTGTTACAGTAATTCCCTTTGCAGTGGTTTGAGCCTGAGGGTTTCAAGTCTCTTGTTGCTCTTATTGGAACCAATGGACAAGGACTTGGAACAAGGTAAATGAATGTGATTTGATTCAAAACCAAAGCAGCAATAAtttgtcaaataaaaaaaaaaataaacttatcACTGGGAATAGACCTTTTGACCTTTACGGTGGCCTCCTTGAATACTTGTTTTTTCCAGAAAGATTTAGTGGAATTCCCGGGAGGCAAATGCGTaataaattttggtttttgagttttcaaacataattttttgagtttgattttttttgttttacattaTAATATTAATCTGAGATTAAGGAAgtataaaaattgaactggtATGAAAAACGTGAAGCCAAATTTCTCCCTCCAACATAAAGGCATTTGTTGCCTGGACATCCCATACTAACGTTTTCAGAACAATTGATCTAGAATTCAAGATGGCTGCCTTATTTGTGAAAAGGTTTATTGGATTCTGATACCGAACAAGTAGTCATAAATGATTGACACCCACAGGAGCCTACCTATAATCTTTGTCAAAATTGCTAGGAAATaaatctttttgtttgtcttacTTTCTTCTGTAAATGCACACTAGATGTCATCTTACTTCCTCTTCATCACTTCTCCaagagggtggcaaaggggggatcgtgatcccgtttcacgcacaaattttaacaaaattcacgcgtcacgttttgaatCAGTCATTGTTGGAGAAACCTCaggaaaacgaaattttcacgaccaaacacaaataatccacgaatcacgcatacctcatgaaataaatcacgcgtcacatgcgttcaggtattcacga contains:
- the LOC141873268 gene encoding protein-lysine N-trimethyltransferase SMYD5-like; translation: MLGKSNMAVAFPENANFDRRFSVRLISAEKGRGLFSEKNFEEGEIIFEERPVVCSQFLWNAMYDYLACGSCMKSLESAEQMARRLTGNAALELPHASRCCEITRFGQKVIKCHRCQVRYCSEECRQYAWDQYHRTLCLGENHGDPNHPLELLQEAWRKMHYPPETASVMLIAQMIATVLQALEPGKQQGIFEAFCHSVVNKQKQIVHKLLGDQFKEQLDLLRVLMSNALFDEKLQQWFEPEGFKSLVALIGTNGQGLGTSSLSIYVHNLENLADVSQDERQALDLFIDQLYEEMDRVSGQFLNCEGSGLYSLQSSCNHSCEPNAEVTFPYNNSTLALKALCSIQPEEEIVICYLGECDRERSRHSRQRLLRENYLFSCACAKCECQAGEPEVTSSEDEEESMDGEDYG